One Apostichopus japonicus isolate 1M-3 chromosome 7, ASM3797524v1, whole genome shotgun sequence genomic region harbors:
- the LOC139969352 gene encoding protein lin-7 homolog C-like, which translates to MAATSELTLSRDVGRAVELLQNLQQNPKLPAQKLAALQKILESDFFNAVREVYEHVYETVDISGDAEVRASATAKATVAAFAASEGHAHPRVVELPKTDEGLGFNVMGGREQNSPIYISRIIPGGVAHRHGGLKRGDQLLSVNGVSVEGEQHEKAVDLLKSASDKVKLVVRYTPKVLEEMESRFDHQRAARRRQMLPE; encoded by the exons ATGGCTGCTACTAGCGAATTGACTCTGAGCCGAG ATGTTGGCAGAGCTGTAGAGTTATTACAGAACTTGCAACAAA ATCCAAAACTTCCTGCCCAAAAGCTTGCTGCGCTACAGAAGATCCTTGAGAGTGATTTCTTCAACGCAGTTCGAGAGGTCTACGAACATGTCTATGAAACTGTAGACATTAGTGGAGATGCAGAGGTCCGGGCAAGTGCAACTGCAAAG GCAACTGTGGCAGCATTTGCAGCCAGCGAGGGACACGCCCATCCTCGGGTGGTAGAACTACCAAAAACAGATGAAGGACTAGGTTTCAATGTGATGGGGGGCAGAGAACAGAATTCACCCATATACATCTCAAGAATCATTCCAGGAGGGGTGGCACATCGACATGGAGGGCTGAAGAGGGGTGACCAGTTACTGTCAGTGAATGGAGTG tCTGTTGAGGGAGAGCAACATGAGAAAGCTGTGGACTTGCTCAAGTCTGCTTCGGACAAGGTCAAGCTGGTGGTCAGGTACACACCCAAGGTGCTAGAAGAAATGGAATCCAGATTTGACCATCAGAGGGCAGCAAGGAGACGACAGATGCTCCCGGAGTAA
- the LOC139969351 gene encoding estradiol 17-beta-dehydrogenase 2-like, translating into MSLKLILYSAITIFFNGAVLRRYLKDELLLTGPYTLLILLPTITQPICQLIFGGFCGITLFAIASYRIYQRLPQRFIDTDGKYVFISGCDSGFGFAIAKALDEKGVHVFAGCYLKGQEGEQNLVKACSDRLVTIQLDVTSEESITNAVKTVQEKLQGKDLWALVNNAGIMYLGEAEIVAMTIYKRVMAVNHYGVVLLTQAFLPLLRRSKGRIVTMSSTGSEVAFPMLSAYCASKAACTSFMDALRLEMMKWDVSVSTIHPSGYATNLIHKETWERNITEILDAVKPGLLEEYGPNYKACYMKKASPLSLPSDLTPVVTAVDHALLAKSPLPQYIVGLSAEIHMLLAAWLPIGVSKYLVGVFLLSKSSISKVKNSSSDKPETPKRAVSPESGNLQDEEKIKEEVETSSEGNAN; encoded by the exons ATGTCTCTAAAACTCATCCTTTACTCAGCTATTACGATCTTTTTCAACGGTGCAGTTTTGAGAAGATATCTGAAAGACGAATTACTACTGACAGGACCTTACACATTACTCATATTGCTCCCGACCATAACCCAACCAATCTGTCAACTAATATTTGGAGGTTTTTGTGGAATAACATTGTTCGCCATTGCCTCTTATCGTATATACCAACGTCTTCCACAaagattcatcgataccgacgGGAAATATGTATTCATTTCAG GCTGTGATTCTGGCTTTGGGTTTGCCATAGCTAAAGCGTTAGATGAGAAAGGTGTTCATGTGTTTGCTGGATGCTACCTCAAAGGACAGGAGGGGGAGCAGAATCTAGTGAAGGCCTGTAGTGATAGGTTGGTGACAATACAGTTGGATGTGACCAGCGAGGAATCAATAACAAATGCAGTCAAAACTGTCCAGGAGAAGCTCCAAGGAAAAG ATCTCTGGGCATTGGTGAATAATGCAGGTATCATGTACTTAGGAGAAGCAGAAATCGTTGCTATGACGATCTACAAGAGAGTAATGGCTGTGAATCACTATGGTGTCGTATTACTTACGCAGGCATTCTTACCACTGCTGAGGCGCTCAAAGGGACGAATAGTCACAATGAGCTCAACAGGAA GTGAAGTCGCATTTCCAATGCTGTCAGCTTACTGTGCTAGTAAGGCTGCCTGTACAAGTTTTATGGATGCCCTACGTCTTGAGATGATGAAATGGGATGTGTCTGTTTCTACAATACACCCTTCTGGATATGCTACTA ATCTAATTCATAAAGAAACATGGGAGCGAAACATCACTGAAATATTGGATGCTGTTAAGCCTGGTTTGCTTGAAGAATATGGCCCCAACTACAAAGCTTGCTACATGAAGAAGGCATCACCATTGTCTTTGCCATCTGATTTGACTCCTGTGGTGACTGCCGTGGATCATGCGCTGCTTGCTAAGAGTCCTCTTCCACAGTACATAGTCGGTTTGTCAGCAGAAATACATATGTTGCTTGCTGCCTGGCTTCCAATTGGTGTCTCTAAATATCTGGTTGGAGTGTTCCTTCTTTCTAAAAGTTCAATCAGTAAAGTGAAGAACTCAAGCAGTGATAAACCAGAAACCCCAAAGAGGGCAGTATCACCAGAATCAGGAAACTTACAAGATGAAGAGAAGATCAAAGAAGAGGTTGAAACATCATCTGAGGGAAATGCAAACTAA